A window of Apium graveolens cultivar Ventura chromosome 8, ASM990537v1, whole genome shotgun sequence contains these coding sequences:
- the LOC141679775 gene encoding uncharacterized protein LOC141679775, producing the protein MRKYADKKRRPLEFQVGDKVLLKLTPQIWKKISSKSVHRGLIQKYDGPFEVIKKVGVVAYRLNLPTRMRIHPTFHVSFLKPFHESLLGQRQQLKRAPPTIRKQFDKMVDKILDHRTMRMSRQNRRTDYLVKWKGESEVDAAWERDVTLWKFEDQIREYLENPPMRTLASSSGGGFVST; encoded by the coding sequence ATGAGGAAGTATGCTGATAAGAAACGCAGACCTTTGGAATTTCAGGTTGGGGACAAGGTGTTGCTGAAATTGACACCACAGATTTGGAAGAAGATTAGTTCAAAGTCAGTTCATCGTGGGTTGATTCAGAAATATGATGGGCCATTTGAAGTTATCAAGAAAGTTGGTGTTGTTGCCTATCGATTGAATCTACCAACTAGGATGAGGATTCATCCAACATTCCATGTGAGTTTTCTAAAGCCTTTCCATGAAAGTTTATTGGGTCAAAGGCAGCAATTAAAGCGGGCGCCTCCTACCATTCGGAAACAGTTTGACAAGATGGTTGATAAAATTCTTGATCATCGAACTATGAGGATGAGTAGGCAGAATAGAAGGACTGATTACTTGGTGAAGTGGAAAGGTGAATCAGAAGTGGATGCTGCATGGGAGAGAGATGTGACTTTGTGGAAATTTGAAGATCAGATTAGGGAGTACTTGGAAAACCCTCCAATGAGGACATTGGCCTCTTCAAGTGGGGGAGGGTTTGTAAGCACTTAA